CCAAGAAGAGCGGTCTTCGTCGCAATCTTCGAGCCGTGTATCCGGGGAGCAGGACGAAACCAGCAATGGTTCGCGCAGCTGCGCCGGCATTCCGGTTTTTCTCGATACATGCGCCACGCTTGGCGAAGACGATTTCTCCATGGCCGCCGAACTGCCCAACTACAGCCGGTCAGATACCCGGTCGAGCGGATCCATCGTTCCGCTCTTCCGTTCTTCCGAAACATTCTCGAGCAATTTGGTGGCCGAGACCGTATTGAGCTCCGATGAACCCAATACCGGCTCGTCCGTGGCTTGGTTGGAAACCATCTCCGACTTCCTGTTCACCGCCGAATCAACCGGCACCGTGACCTTCGCCTTCAATGCGGCCATGAATCTTTCGGCGGGTACCTCGGGCGCGTCCGGCGAAATAGCCTCGGCCCGCTCTGCATTCACCATGTCGCTGATCGATACGACCACCGGCGAAACCATTCTCAGCGTGGCGCCCGACGAGTTGAATGTGGGCGGTGATGAGGATACGACTCCGGTCGAAGATCAAGAGATCGTGCTTGCCGACGATTCCGACCCGGAAGACCTCTATGTTCTGCCGACGACGGAAATTGCCGCCACATCGACCACTGAACTGGTCACCGGACATACCTATCAGGTGGTGATTCGCCAGGAAATCGAGACCAGCGCTTCGGTTCCCGAACCGGCTTCCTTGGCTCTCTTGGGTATCGGGCTGGTCGGCCTTGGCGTCGCGCGGCGTCGCGCCCGGCAGGCTGCCTGACATCAATACAAACGATCTCGCGCATGATTTAGAAA
The sequence above is drawn from the Magnetospira sp. QH-2 genome and encodes:
- a CDS encoding EDSAP-1 family PEP-CTERM protein, whose amino-acid sequence is MTRLSHTLFAATMTGFLALSSGWSEAKADALSYGAMAITDARLILNTVIGDEPISGEGQEERSSSQSSSRVSGEQDETSNGSRSCAGIPVFLDTCATLGEDDFSMAAELPNYSRSDTRSSGSIVPLFRSSETFSSNLVAETVLSSDEPNTGSSVAWLETISDFLFTAESTGTVTFAFNAAMNLSAGTSGASGEIASARSAFTMSLIDTTTGETILSVAPDELNVGGDEDTTPVEDQEIVLADDSDPEDLYVLPTTEIAATSTTELVTGHTYQVVIRQEIETSASVPEPASLALLGIGLVGLGVARRRARQAA